In Rhodamnia argentea isolate NSW1041297 chromosome 11, ASM2092103v1, whole genome shotgun sequence, one genomic interval encodes:
- the LOC115732176 gene encoding uncharacterized protein LOC115732176 gives MAVEAFGQPGRVAYGRPLVEVFSVELRLNNPGGKLYGIITVTDGVGCQYIYNRKSQKRDEGDSGSAALLNGPAGGISALGGFTIDVDLMDDIKGQFSWNVYDVTNVYDRLLQENVNGNTGSAIVKYAVFLDAAVAIVEVILFNGDGNDRAYVYGQITARNTNFTNESTLFQKTLDENRRVSPGSTFLCRDL, from the coding sequence ATGGCTGTTGAGGCCTTTGGACAACCAGGGCGGGTCGCTTATGGACGGCCACTGGTGGAGGTGTTCTCGGTGGAGCTGCGCTTGAACAACCCTGGCGGCAAGCTGTACGGCATAATCACAGTCACCGATGGCGTGGGTTGTCAATACATCTACAAccgaaaaagccaaaaaagagaTGAGGGCGATAGCGGTTCGGCAGCTTTGTTGAACGGCCCAGCTGGAGGCATCTCTGCCCTTGGAGGCTTTACGATTGATGTGGATCTCATGGATGACATTAAAGGGCAGTTCTCATGGAACGTTTACGACGTCACTAATGTGTATGACAGGCTCTTACAGGAGAACGTCAATGGAAACACGGGTTCGGCGATAGTGAAGTACGCCGTGTTTCTTGATGCAGCGGTAGCTATTGTGGAAGTCATACTCTTTAATGGAGATGGGAATGACCGTGCCTATGTTTATGGACAGATTACTGCTCGCAATACCAACTTCACAAACGAAAGTACCCTCTTTCAGAAGACTCTGGACGAGAACAGAAGAGTAAGTCCTGGGAGCACATTCCTTTGTCGAGATCTGTAG